The Methylomarinum vadi genome has a window encoding:
- a CDS encoding DUF4870 family protein, translated as MSDNAPGQKTPETLQTLKKWAATVYLCQLLTFTLAGLPLLVGVALNFLKRNEVQGTWLESHFDWQIKTAWVVLAGFALSGLTLQFGIGFIILLVTVVWMIYRIVIGWYALTDGNPIKNDKN; from the coding sequence ATGAGTGATAATGCTCCCGGACAAAAAACGCCCGAAACATTGCAAACCTTGAAGAAATGGGCCGCGACCGTTTATCTATGTCAGCTACTGACCTTTACGCTGGCAGGTCTGCCTTTGTTGGTGGGGGTGGCGCTTAACTTCCTGAAACGTAACGAAGTGCAAGGCACATGGTTGGAATCCCATTTCGACTGGCAAATTAAAACCGCCTGGGTGGTCTTGGCGGGGTTTGCGTTATCTGGACTTACCCTGCAATTCGGTATCGGTTTTATTATCTTGCTGGTAACGGTGGTGTGGATGATATACAGAATTGTCATTGGCTGGTATGCATTGACTGACGGCAATCCCATCAAAAATGACAAGAATTGA
- a CDS encoding HPF/RaiA family ribosome-associated protein — protein MQIPLQITFRGIPKSEAVEARIHEKVSKLEQFHSDIMSCRVAVEAEHQQHHQGNLYHIRIDLTLPGKEVVVSREHHDKQAYEDIYVAIRDAFNAAARQLEDHVRIRRGDVKNHSLQQTGTVMRLFPENDHGFIESADGREIYFHRNSVVGDGFDSLAVGDQIRYVEEDDDLGPQASILYP, from the coding sequence ATGCAAATCCCACTACAAATTACATTTCGTGGAATACCAAAGTCTGAAGCGGTGGAAGCCCGAATTCATGAAAAAGTGAGCAAGCTGGAGCAATTTCACTCTGATATCATGAGTTGCAGGGTAGCGGTCGAAGCAGAACATCAACAACATCATCAGGGCAACCTCTACCACATTCGTATCGATCTCACCCTGCCGGGAAAGGAAGTTGTTGTGAGCCGCGAGCATCATGACAAACAAGCGTATGAGGACATATATGTCGCGATACGTGATGCATTTAATGCGGCTGCCAGACAATTGGAAGATCACGTGCGGATTCGGCGAGGCGATGTGAAAAATCACAGTTTGCAACAGACCGGAACGGTCATGCGTTTGTTTCCCGAAAATGATCACGGTTTTATTGAATCGGCGGATGGCCGTGAAATTTATTTCCATCGCAATAGCGTGGTCGGAGATGGATTTGATTCATTGGCCGTTGGAGATCAAATTCGTTATGTCGAAGAAGACGATGATCTCGGCCCGCAAGCCAGCATTCTCTATCCATGA
- a CDS encoding DNA/RNA non-specific endonuclease — MVDIPSLRRETRYGMPAADQILFNRHYVLGYSYYFRQAKWALEIVDRELIDIERAENFRPDYRIPEMFRADLVDYKNSGFDRGHLIASANQSETEIQNSETFLLSNMSPMAPQFNRGIWKKLEDAIRALNAQKKIYETYVICGPIFDFDKPVKRIGTEDRNKVSLPVPNAYFKSILTENSKGALHMWSFIIPNEEIDKPLADFRVPASLAERMSGILLWSKLVGGKIEREKNKIRKMW, encoded by the coding sequence ATGGTCGATATTCCCAGTTTAAGGCGTGAAACCCGCTACGGCATGCCAGCCGCCGATCAAATCCTTTTCAACCGGCATTACGTACTCGGCTATTCCTACTACTTCAGGCAAGCAAAGTGGGCGCTGGAGATCGTCGACCGGGAGTTGATCGACATCGAGCGGGCGGAGAATTTTCGTCCCGATTACCGAATTCCCGAAATGTTCCGAGCCGATCTGGTCGATTATAAAAATTCCGGTTTCGATCGCGGCCATTTAATCGCCAGCGCCAATCAAAGCGAAACAGAAATTCAAAACAGCGAAACCTTTTTACTTTCCAATATGTCGCCGATGGCGCCCCAATTCAATCGGGGCATTTGGAAAAAACTGGAGGATGCCATCAGGGCGCTTAACGCCCAAAAAAAGATATACGAAACCTACGTCATTTGCGGCCCGATATTCGATTTCGATAAGCCGGTGAAACGAATCGGCACGGAAGACCGCAATAAGGTGTCGCTGCCGGTTCCGAACGCTTATTTCAAATCAATATTGACCGAAAACAGCAAAGGCGCTTTGCATATGTGGTCATTTATTATCCCCAATGAAGAAATCGATAAACCGTTAGCGGATTTTCGGGTGCCGGCATCGTTGGCTGAAAGAATGAGCGGAATTCTGTTGTGGAGCAAGTTGGTTGGCGGCAAGATCGAACGCGAAAAAAACAAGATCAGGAAAATGTGGTAA
- a CDS encoding ABC transporter substrate-binding protein encodes MAKFFYLHGLFLPLAVLVMAACDQQQQSGQPVLNWYVFDERSGAFRDAARHCSEEANGRYRIEFTPLPSDADQQREQLVRRLAARDPAIDIIGMDVIWTAEFAQAGWILPWPETTAANATQGMLPAAVTSATYHDRLWALPFTSNAQLLWYRKDLIENPPVTWDEMIERAESFARPGALQVQGERYEGLTVFFVSLLASAGGSVLASDGNSVSLERQATHKTLSLLRRIATSPAADPGLAVSREDQNRLAFETGNPIFMVNYSFVWPSARQNAPDIAKNMAWARWPSVIAGQPSRVTIGGINLAVGAYSRHPQMAFEAVTCLTAADNQKLAARKGGLPPTLRALYSTPAVRQRFPMADTLLETLLDAVQRPQTPVYNDISLAISHTLHPLADIDPETDGLRLRRAVQRALRSEGLF; translated from the coding sequence TTGGCCAAATTTTTTTACCTACACGGTCTTTTTTTGCCCTTGGCTGTACTGGTCATGGCAGCCTGCGACCAGCAACAGCAAAGCGGTCAGCCTGTCTTGAACTGGTATGTGTTCGACGAACGTTCCGGCGCATTTCGGGATGCCGCGCGCCATTGCAGCGAAGAGGCGAACGGCCGTTATCGAATTGAATTCACCCCTTTACCGTCCGACGCCGATCAACAACGCGAACAGTTGGTCAGGCGCCTTGCCGCTCGCGACCCGGCCATCGACATCATCGGCATGGATGTCATCTGGACCGCCGAATTCGCCCAGGCCGGCTGGATCTTGCCATGGCCCGAAACGACAGCCGCGAACGCGACCCAGGGCATGCTGCCGGCGGCCGTGACCAGCGCCACTTATCATGACCGGCTCTGGGCCCTGCCTTTCACCAGCAATGCCCAATTATTGTGGTACCGGAAGGACTTAATCGAGAACCCGCCCGTCACCTGGGACGAGATGATCGAGCGGGCCGAAAGCTTCGCCAGGCCTGGCGCCCTTCAAGTCCAAGGCGAGCGCTACGAAGGCCTGACGGTGTTCTTCGTCTCCCTCCTCGCCTCGGCCGGCGGCAGCGTCCTCGCCAGCGACGGCAACAGCGTGTCCCTGGAACGGCAAGCGACCCACAAGACTTTGTCCCTGTTGCGTCGCATCGCCACCTCGCCGGCCGCCGACCCGGGCCTGGCGGTTTCCCGGGAAGACCAGAACCGTCTCGCCTTCGAAACCGGCAACCCCATTTTCATGGTTAACTATTCCTTCGTTTGGCCCAGCGCCCGGCAGAATGCGCCCGACATCGCTAAAAATATGGCCTGGGCGCGCTGGCCGTCGGTGATAGCGGGGCAACCGAGCCGGGTCACGATCGGCGGCATCAATCTCGCGGTCGGCGCCTACAGTCGCCATCCGCAAATGGCATTCGAGGCGGTCACCTGCCTCACGGCGGCGGATAATCAAAAGCTCGCCGCCCGCAAGGGCGGACTGCCGCCGACGTTGCGGGCGTTGTATTCAACGCCCGCAGTGAGACAACGCTTCCCGATGGCCGACACCTTGCTGGAAACGCTGCTGGACGCGGTGCAACGGCCGCAGACCCCGGTCTATAACGATATCTCGCTGGCCATCAGCCACACCCTGCACCCGCTGGCGGACATCGATCCCGAAACCGACGGCCTACGCTTGCGCCGAGCCGTGCAGCGGGCATTGCGCTCGGAGGGCCTGTTTTGA
- a CDS encoding carbohydrate ABC transporter permease, whose amino-acid sequence MTGRSRAERRLGWLLCAPAVLAMLLVTGYPILNAFWLSLHRFDLRFPEQSQFVGLANYASVLGSEVWWRALSNTLIITLGSVGLELVLGFALALLMFKATMGRRTIRTVILIPYAMITVVAALAWKFAFDPTTGFVNALLNLDQAWLSERWSAFFVIIFSEIWKTTPFMALLLLAGLTLIPQDLLKAARVDGATARQRFVKITLPLMKPTILVALLFRTLDAFRIFDTVYIQTRGAADTETVSIVGYNVLIARLNLGLGSAVSVLIFLGVLLIALLFIKGFSAPLTRSGGQ is encoded by the coding sequence TTGACGGGGCGTTCCAGGGCCGAGCGGCGTCTGGGCTGGCTGCTGTGCGCACCGGCCGTATTGGCGATGCTGCTGGTGACCGGCTATCCGATTCTGAACGCCTTCTGGCTGTCGCTGCACCGCTTCGATTTGCGTTTCCCGGAACAAAGCCAGTTCGTCGGTCTGGCCAATTACGCCAGCGTGCTCGGTTCCGAAGTCTGGTGGCGGGCACTGAGCAATACCTTGATCATCACCCTAGGCTCGGTCGGCTTGGAACTGGTATTGGGCTTCGCGCTGGCTTTACTGATGTTCAAGGCGACTATGGGACGCCGAACCATCCGCACCGTGATCCTGATCCCCTATGCGATGATCACCGTGGTGGCAGCGCTGGCCTGGAAATTCGCCTTCGATCCGACCACCGGCTTCGTCAATGCCCTGTTGAACCTGGACCAGGCTTGGTTGAGCGAACGCTGGTCGGCATTCTTCGTCATCATCTTCAGCGAAATCTGGAAAACCACTCCGTTTATGGCCCTACTGCTGTTGGCGGGTTTGACCCTAATCCCGCAGGACTTGCTGAAGGCAGCTCGGGTCGACGGCGCCACGGCCCGGCAACGCTTCGTCAAGATCACCCTGCCGTTGATGAAACCGACGATCCTGGTCGCACTGTTGTTCCGCACGCTGGATGCCTTTCGCATCTTCGATACCGTGTACATCCAGACCCGCGGCGCGGCCGATACCGAAACGGTGTCGATAGTCGGCTACAACGTCCTGATCGCCCGCCTCAACCTGGGGCTAGGTTCGGCGGTATCGGTACTGATATTCCTCGGCGTGCTGCTCATAGCGCTGCTGTTCATCAAGGGCTTCTCCGCGCCGCTGACCCGTTCGGGGGGACAATGA
- a CDS encoding carbohydrate ABC transporter permease gives MTLRNRREDFFWSVFGAAVVAYALIPVAWIVSLSLKRPADLNDRRFFPSPVTFDNYRAIFADAQFPAALWNSFGIALIATALSIVLALFAAYAVVRLDFPGKKLVLGGVLAVSMFPPVSLIGPLFNLWRTVGLYDTWAGLIIPYMTFTLPLAIWTLSAFFRELPWDLDKAARIDGATPFQAFVHIIVPLAAPGVFTAAILVFIFAWNDFLFATSLTSTNAARTVPAAIAFFTGSSQFEQPTGSIAAASVVVTLPVVVIVLLFQKRIVAGLTAGAVKG, from the coding sequence ATGACCCTGCGCAACAGGCGAGAAGACTTTTTCTGGAGCGTTTTCGGCGCGGCAGTCGTGGCCTATGCTCTGATTCCGGTGGCCTGGATCGTCTCGCTGTCGCTGAAACGCCCCGCCGACCTCAACGACCGCCGCTTCTTCCCGTCACCCGTCACCTTCGACAACTATCGCGCCATCTTCGCCGACGCCCAGTTTCCGGCGGCGCTATGGAATTCCTTCGGCATCGCCCTGATCGCGACCGCCTTATCGATCGTATTGGCGCTGTTCGCCGCCTACGCCGTCGTGCGCCTGGATTTTCCCGGCAAGAAGCTGGTGCTGGGGGGCGTGCTGGCGGTCTCGATGTTTCCGCCGGTATCGCTCATCGGCCCGCTGTTCAATCTGTGGCGCACCGTCGGTCTGTACGATACTTGGGCCGGGTTGATCATCCCCTACATGACCTTCACCCTGCCCCTGGCGATCTGGACCTTGTCGGCTTTTTTCCGCGAACTGCCCTGGGACCTCGACAAGGCCGCGCGCATCGACGGCGCGACGCCGTTTCAGGCCTTCGTCCACATCATCGTCCCGCTGGCGGCGCCCGGCGTCTTTACGGCCGCGATCCTGGTCTTTATCTTCGCCTGGAACGATTTTCTGTTCGCGACCTCGCTGACTTCGACCAATGCCGCCCGCACCGTGCCGGCCGCGATCGCCTTTTTCACCGGCAGCTCGCAATTCGAGCAGCCGACCGGCTCGATCGCGGCGGCTTCGGTGGTCGTGACGCTACCGGTCGTCGTCATCGTCTTGCTGTTTCAAAAACGCATCGTCGCCGGCCTGACCGCCGGCGCGGTCAAGGGTTAA
- a CDS encoding ABC transporter ATP-binding protein, with protein MAEIVLDRVSKQFPGATRVLQETSLMIRDGEFFILVGPSGCGKSTLLNMIVGLEDVSSGEIRVDGRRVNELDPKDRNMAMVFQSYAIYPHMTVRDNIAFPLKLAKLPNREIRQKVERAAELLELTELLERRPAALSGGQRQRVAMGRALVRNPVAFLLDEPLSNLDARLRVQMRGEIGRLQKRLGTTMIYVTHDQTEAMTLGDRVAVLNGGVVQQVGTPRELYRRPANLFVAGFIGSPGMNFVPGRIEDGRLLLPFGEVALPDRGGLGNGHVIAGFRPEAVSLVSGQDYHERSITFAADIDVAEWLGAELFVYSDTVVTAMAGAAAQQLFAPGRVTLVSRLDPATMVKPGESLPLRLTADKIHLFDAETGNTLEGVG; from the coding sequence ATGGCGGAAATCGTGCTCGACCGGGTCAGCAAACAGTTTCCCGGCGCTACCCGGGTGTTGCAAGAAACCAGCCTGATGATCCGCGACGGTGAATTTTTTATCCTGGTCGGTCCTTCCGGCTGCGGCAAATCGACATTATTGAACATGATCGTCGGCCTGGAGGATGTCAGTTCCGGCGAAATCCGGGTCGACGGCCGCCGGGTCAACGAACTCGATCCGAAGGACCGCAACATGGCGATGGTTTTCCAGAGCTACGCGATCTATCCGCACATGACGGTACGCGACAATATCGCTTTCCCGCTTAAGCTGGCTAAGCTGCCCAACCGCGAAATCCGGCAAAAGGTCGAGCGAGCCGCCGAGCTATTGGAGTTGACCGAGCTGTTGGAACGCCGGCCCGCCGCCCTGTCCGGCGGCCAGCGGCAGCGGGTGGCGATGGGGCGAGCCTTGGTCAGGAACCCGGTCGCGTTCCTGCTGGACGAACCGCTGTCCAATCTCGATGCCCGGCTGCGGGTGCAAATGCGCGGAGAAATCGGTCGTTTGCAGAAAAGGCTGGGGACGACGATGATCTATGTCACCCACGACCAAACCGAGGCCATGACCCTGGGTGACCGCGTCGCCGTATTGAATGGCGGCGTCGTACAACAAGTCGGTACGCCCCGAGAGTTGTACCGCCGTCCGGCCAACCTGTTCGTCGCCGGTTTCATCGGCTCGCCGGGCATGAACTTCGTGCCGGGCCGGATCGAGGACGGCCGATTGCTATTGCCGTTCGGCGAAGTGGCACTGCCCGACCGCGGCGGACTTGGGAATGGCCATGTCATCGCCGGCTTCCGTCCCGAAGCCGTAAGCCTGGTTTCGGGACAAGATTATCATGAACGCAGCATCACTTTTGCGGCCGATATCGATGTCGCCGAATGGCTGGGCGCCGAACTGTTTGTTTATTCCGATACCGTTGTCACGGCAATGGCGGGCGCCGCAGCGCAACAACTGTTTGCTCCAGGCCGCGTCACGTTGGTGTCGAGGCTCGATCCGGCGACGATGGTAAAACCAGGCGAATCGCTGCCTCTCAGGCTAACCGCTGACAAGATCCATCTTTTCGATGCGGAAACCGGAAACACGCTAGAAGGCGTTGGTTAA
- the dnaE gene encoding DNA polymerase III subunit alpha, translating to MNPSFIHLRIHSEFSLVDGIVRIKPLVQKLADFAMPAAALTEHSNLFSLVKFYRATQGQGIKGIVGADINIYNPEEPATPYRMTLLARNGRGYVVLTELISRAYQEGQHLGIPMVRKEWIEQNHDGLIALSGALEGDIGQALLMENRELAEQLAAYWSGLFPDCFYLELQRVGKNDEERYIQAAVELALNWALPVVATNDVRFLKQEEFDAHEVRVCIHQGRVLDDNRRPRNYTEQQYLRSAEEMQELFADIPEALENTIEIAKRCNVQLTLGKNYLPDFPVPEGMTLDDYFKAASWQGLEERLRQHPPVGKGTPEENRKVYEERLEVELNVITQMGFPGYFMIVADFIQWAKNNDIPVGPGRGSGAGSLVAYALKITDLDPIEFDLLFERFLNPERISMPDFDIDFCMERRDEVIDYVARHYGRDHVSQIITYGSMAAKAVVRDVGRVLSFSYGFVDRLAKLIPFEIGMTLEKALKESAELKELYDSEEDVKTLIDMARALEGISRNAGKHAGGVVISPSKLTDFTPVYCEQGGGNLVTQFDKDDVEAVGLVKFDFLGLRTLTIIDWALQTINQKKQEQGEELVDISKIPRDDKPSYELLKNAQTTAVFQLESRGMKELIKKLKPDCFDDIIALVALFRPGPLESGMVDDYINVKHGAKAEYAHPLLEPILQPTNGVILYQEQVMQIARDMAGYTLGGADMLRRAMGKKKPEEMAKQREIFTEGAIKNNIDESIATYIFDLMEKFAGYGFNKSHSAAYALVAYQTAWLKAHYPAAFMAAVMSSDMDNTDKVVVLIEECRQMKLTVLPPDINSSSYRFTVNDDGQIVYGIGAIKGVGENAIEDLLKERQANGPFIGLYDFCKRVDLRKVNRRVLEALIRAGTFDSINDNRAAHLAELTTALRVAEQHGKMSQTGQNDLFGLAVEVESSDDDAEAYTNTVEPWTEKERLEAEKQTLGLFLTGHPIDEYEAELKHITHGTIANLLDDAERSKGKMEGRVAGLVIEMRTRQTKQGKMMGFATLDDRTGRLEVAAFSKVYEQFRDIMAKDALLVAEGGMSVDDFSGMLRVTAEKMYTFEQAREMFARSIQLTWRSDGIADQAIFCQGLTEILRPYCGGTCPVVIRYRSRQAKATIQLGNEWRVSPSDELLLRLRRFLNDKQAVEVCYR from the coding sequence ATGAATCCTTCGTTCATTCATTTACGCATACATTCCGAATTTTCGCTGGTCGACGGTATCGTCAGAATCAAGCCGTTGGTACAAAAACTGGCCGACTTTGCCATGCCGGCGGCGGCGTTGACCGAGCATTCCAATTTATTTTCGCTGGTAAAATTTTATCGCGCGACGCAAGGGCAGGGCATCAAGGGGATCGTCGGCGCCGATATTAATATCTACAATCCCGAGGAGCCGGCTACGCCCTACCGGATGACGTTATTGGCGCGAAATGGTCGTGGCTATGTCGTCTTGACCGAATTGATCTCGAGGGCGTATCAGGAGGGGCAGCATCTCGGCATACCGATGGTGCGGAAGGAATGGATAGAGCAAAACCACGACGGTTTGATCGCTTTATCGGGGGCGCTGGAAGGCGACATCGGGCAGGCCTTGCTGATGGAAAATCGGGAGTTGGCGGAGCAACTGGCCGCCTATTGGTCGGGCTTGTTTCCGGATTGTTTTTACTTGGAACTGCAGCGCGTCGGTAAAAACGACGAGGAGCGCTATATTCAGGCGGCGGTCGAACTGGCGCTGAATTGGGCGCTGCCGGTGGTTGCCACCAATGACGTCCGCTTCCTTAAGCAAGAAGAATTCGATGCCCACGAAGTCAGGGTGTGCATTCACCAAGGCCGGGTGCTCGACGACAATCGTAGGCCACGAAACTATACCGAACAGCAGTACTTGCGTAGCGCGGAGGAAATGCAGGAACTGTTCGCCGATATTCCCGAGGCGCTGGAGAACACAATCGAAATCGCCAAACGATGCAATGTGCAATTGACGCTGGGAAAGAATTATCTACCCGATTTTCCAGTGCCCGAAGGCATGACGTTGGACGACTATTTCAAGGCCGCGTCATGGCAAGGGTTGGAAGAACGCCTTCGGCAACATCCGCCGGTCGGCAAAGGAACGCCGGAGGAAAATCGCAAGGTTTACGAGGAACGTCTCGAGGTCGAGCTCAATGTCATCACCCAGATGGGGTTTCCCGGCTACTTTATGATCGTGGCCGACTTCATTCAATGGGCCAAGAACAATGATATTCCGGTCGGACCCGGCCGGGGATCCGGGGCCGGGTCATTAGTCGCCTATGCCCTAAAGATCACCGACCTCGATCCGATCGAGTTCGATCTGCTGTTCGAGCGCTTTTTGAATCCTGAACGGATATCGATGCCCGACTTCGACATCGACTTTTGCATGGAGCGCCGCGACGAAGTGATCGACTACGTCGCCCGCCATTATGGCCGGGATCACGTCTCCCAGATCATCACCTATGGATCGATGGCGGCCAAGGCGGTGGTGCGCGATGTCGGCAGGGTGCTGTCGTTTTCTTATGGGTTCGTCGACCGGCTGGCCAAATTGATTCCGTTCGAGATTGGCATGACCTTGGAAAAGGCCTTGAAGGAAAGCGCCGAATTGAAGGAGTTGTACGACAGCGAGGAAGATGTCAAAACCTTGATCGACATGGCGCGCGCATTGGAAGGCATTTCCCGCAACGCGGGCAAACATGCCGGCGGGGTCGTGATATCGCCCAGCAAGTTGACCGATTTCACGCCGGTGTATTGCGAACAAGGCGGCGGCAACCTGGTGACCCAGTTCGACAAGGATGACGTCGAGGCGGTCGGCCTGGTCAAGTTCGACTTCCTCGGCCTGCGGACGCTGACGATCATCGATTGGGCCCTGCAGACCATCAACCAGAAAAAACAGGAGCAGGGCGAGGAGCTTGTCGATATCAGCAAAATCCCTCGGGATGACAAGCCCAGTTACGAACTGCTGAAAAACGCCCAGACCACCGCGGTATTCCAGCTGGAATCGCGGGGCATGAAGGAGTTGATCAAGAAACTGAAACCGGACTGTTTCGACGACATCATCGCCTTGGTGGCCTTGTTTCGTCCCGGTCCGCTGGAATCGGGCATGGTGGACGACTATATCAACGTCAAGCATGGCGCCAAGGCGGAATACGCCCATCCCCTGCTGGAACCGATCCTGCAGCCGACCAACGGCGTTATCCTGTACCAGGAACAGGTTATGCAGATCGCCCGCGACATGGCCGGTTATACCTTGGGCGGCGCCGACATGCTGCGGCGGGCGATGGGCAAGAAAAAGCCCGAGGAAATGGCCAAACAGCGGGAGATCTTTACCGAAGGGGCGATCAAAAACAATATCGACGAATCCATCGCGACCTATATCTTCGATTTGATGGAGAAATTCGCCGGTTACGGGTTCAATAAATCGCACTCGGCGGCCTATGCCCTGGTGGCTTACCAGACGGCATGGCTGAAAGCGCACTATCCGGCCGCTTTCATGGCGGCGGTGATGTCGTCGGACATGGACAATACCGATAAAGTGGTGGTCCTGATCGAAGAATGCCGGCAGATGAAATTGACCGTTCTGCCGCCGGACATCAATAGTTCCTCGTATCGCTTTACTGTCAACGATGACGGGCAGATCGTTTACGGTATCGGTGCGATCAAGGGCGTCGGTGAAAACGCTATCGAGGACCTACTCAAGGAGCGCCAAGCCAATGGCCCCTTTATTGGCTTGTATGATTTTTGCAAGCGGGTCGATCTGCGCAAGGTCAATCGTCGCGTGTTGGAAGCCTTAATCAGGGCGGGCACGTTCGATTCCATTAACGACAACCGAGCCGCGCATCTGGCCGAGCTGACCACGGCGTTGAGGGTGGCCGAGCAACACGGCAAGATGAGTCAAACCGGTCAGAACGACCTGTTCGGCTTGGCGGTGGAAGTGGAAAGTTCCGACGACGATGCCGAAGCCTATACCAATACCGTTGAACCTTGGACGGAAAAAGAACGGCTGGAGGCGGAAAAGCAAACGCTAGGCTTGTTTCTGACCGGCCATCCGATCGACGAATACGAAGCCGAGTTGAAGCATATCACCCATGGCACCATCGCAAATTTGCTGGATGATGCGGAAAGGTCCAAAGGAAAAATGGAAGGGCGGGTGGCCGGCCTCGTCATCGAAATGAGAACGCGCCAGACCAAACAGGGCAAGATGATGGGGTTCGCAACGCTCGACGACCGCACCGGCCGCCTGGAGGTGGCCGCGTTCAGTAAGGTCTATGAGCAATTTCGTGACATCATGGCGAAAGACGCCTTGCTGGTGGCGGAGGGGGGGATGAGTGTGGATGATTTTTCCGGCATGTTGCGAGTCACAGCCGAGAAAATGTATACCTTCGAACAAGCCAGGGAAATGTTTGCCCGCAGTATCCAGTTAACCTGGCGCAGTGACGGTATCGCCGATCAAGCGATTTTTTGCCAGGGATTGACGGAAATTCTCAGGCCCTATTGCGGCGGTACCTGTCCGGTCGTGATCCGGTACCGTTCGCGACAAGCCAAGGCAACCATTCAACTAGGCAACGAATGGCGCGTCTCTCCAAGCGATGAATTATTGCTGCGGTTGCGGAGGTTTTTGAACGACAAGCAGGCGGTCGAGGTCTGTTACCGTTAG
- the rnhB gene encoding ribonuclease HII produces the protein MLAGIDEVGRGCIVGPVVAAVVVLRPGKPIPGLTDSKKLTPKKREIFCESIKGSALAWAVGRAEASEIDRLNILQASLLAMKRAYTQLSLPISKVLVDGKFYPDIACPGETVIQGDLTVAEISAASILAKVARDEEMQVLDRLYPGYQFAGHKGYPTKLHLQMLHQLGITPQHRKSFAPVKKLLVD, from the coding sequence GTGCTGGCCGGAATCGATGAAGTAGGCCGAGGCTGCATCGTTGGCCCCGTCGTGGCGGCCGTCGTAGTGTTGCGTCCCGGCAAACCGATTCCCGGCTTGACCGATTCGAAAAAACTGACGCCCAAAAAGCGAGAAATTTTTTGTGAATCCATCAAGGGATCAGCTCTCGCCTGGGCCGTGGGTCGGGCCGAAGCCAGTGAAATCGATCGACTGAACATCTTGCAGGCATCGTTATTAGCAATGAAGCGGGCTTATACGCAACTTTCCCTGCCGATCTCCAAGGTTTTAGTCGACGGAAAATTCTATCCCGACATTGCCTGCCCCGGCGAAACCGTCATTCAGGGCGATTTGACCGTCGCCGAAATTTCGGCGGCTTCGATATTGGCCAAGGTCGCCAGGGACGAGGAAATGCAGGTCCTGGACCGGCTCTATCCGGGCTATCAATTCGCCGGCCATAAAGGCTATCCGACCAAACTGCACTTGCAAATGCTTCATCAATTGGGCATCACCCCACAACATCGTAAATCCTTCGCTCCGGTAAAAAAACTGCTGGTTGATTAA
- the lpxA gene encoding acyl-ACP--UDP-N-acetylglucosamine O-acyltransferase, whose protein sequence is MIDPKAVVDVNAEIADDVQIGPFSVIGPDVQIDSGTVIGPHVVIKGPTAIGKDNHIYQFASIGEDPQDKKYADEITRLEIGDRNTIREFCTMHRGTQQDQGLTLIGSENLFMAYTHVAHDCVIGDHVIMANGASIAGHVHMGDHAILGGFTLVHQFTQIGEYSFSAMGSAITQDIPPYVMVGGRPTRPHGINSVGMERNGISPEVIRQIRKAYKILYKMNLRLEDAIEEIEDLAGESNELSNMVSFLRNVTRGILR, encoded by the coding sequence GTGATAGATCCTAAAGCAGTCGTCGATGTCAATGCGGAAATCGCCGATGACGTTCAAATCGGTCCTTTCTCCGTCATCGGGCCGGACGTTCAAATCGATTCCGGCACGGTCATCGGTCCGCATGTCGTGATTAAGGGTCCGACCGCGATCGGCAAGGATAATCACATCTATCAATTCGCCTCGATCGGCGAGGACCCCCAGGATAAGAAATATGCCGATGAAATAACGCGCCTGGAAATCGGCGACCGTAACACCATCCGCGAATTCTGCACCATGCACCGGGGGACCCAACAGGACCAGGGGCTGACCTTGATCGGCAGTGAAAACCTGTTCATGGCTTATACTCATGTCGCCCATGACTGCGTCATCGGCGATCATGTCATCATGGCCAATGGCGCTTCCATTGCCGGCCATGTACACATGGGCGATCATGCCATATTAGGCGGCTTTACCCTGGTGCACCAATTCACCCAGATTGGCGAATATAGCTTTTCCGCGATGGGTAGTGCGATTACCCAGGATATTCCGCCTTATGTCATGGTCGGAGGGCGTCCGACGCGGCCGCATGGGATTAATTCCGTTGGCATGGAGCGCAATGGTATTTCCCCCGAAGTGATCCGGCAGATTCGCAAGGCCTATAAGATTCTTTACAAAATGAATCTGCGCCTCGAGGATGCCATCGAGGAAATCGAAGATTTGGCGGGGGAGAGCAACGAACTTTCAAATATGGTCAGCTTCTTGCGCAACGTGACCCGGGGCATCTTGCGCTGA